In Spirochaetota bacterium, the genomic window ATGACCTTTTTGTGAATACCGGTAATTTTGAGAAAGCATTCTCAAACATAGTGGCAAGGAGTATTAATACTTTTGAGAATAAAGGTTCAGTTTGTATTGGAATATCAAACAATAAAATTATATTTTCCTCATCAACTTTTGAGATAACTAATATCTCTATTACTACTCTTACTAACCTTGAAGGTTCTGTTGAATTTATGATAAACGGTAATAAGTATTTTGGTTTTTACAAATTCAACCAGAAATTCAACTTTCATATCGTAAGGGCTGAGAATGAAAATGAGTTTTATGAATACTCAAGGAGAGTTTTTTTCAACATCTCCCTGATTGTTGTTGGAATAACTCTTATAATGTTTGGACTTGGACTGATAGTTGTTTTCTACATTCTGAGGTACATAAGAAAGATAACCAATTCAATACTTGAAATGGTAGAAAAAGAGCAACTTGGAATTATAGATGTCAGCAAAGCGGACAACAACGATATAACATTCCTTGCGATGTCTTTCAATTCACTCTCATCTCTCATAAACACTCTTCTTGATATATTTAAGAGGTTTGTAAATAAGGATACTGTTATGAAGGTCTATCAAGAAAAGGAGGTAAGACTAGAAGGACATACAAAAGAATTATCAATTTTATTCTCTGACATAAGAAGTTTTACATTCATGACAGAAACTCTTGGTAACAACATAATAAACCTTCTTAATCTACACTACAGCAACGCTATAAGTAAGATCGTTCAAAACAACGGTTCGGTAATATCCATAATAGGAGATGCTCTTCTGGTGGTATTCGGGCTTATAAGTGATAAGGGTAAATCCTATGATGCTATTAAATCTGCTTACGATATTCAGAGAGCCGCTAAGATGCTTAGAGATGATATGAAAAGAGTGAGGGATGATTTAATTTCTATGAAAGGATACTTAACCGAAGAGGAGGAGAAGATATACAAGGCTGTTATGATAGAAGTAGGTGTAGGTATAGATGGTGGTGAGATATTCTATGGAAATGTCGGTTCTTACGAGCGGATGACTAACACAGTTATAGGAGATGCCGTAAATTCTGCTTCAAGACTAGAGGGGCTTACAAAATACTACAAACTACCTGTTATAGTTTCAGAGTATGTTAAAAATGATGTTGAAAATATGCCATACTATAAGTCGGATATAATATTCCTAGAGATTGATAACGTTGCTGTTAAGGGTAAGAAGGAATCAAGAAGAATATACTTGCCTATATTTGAGAATGAAATTTCTGATAGTATGAAGAGGGAGTTTGAGATGTTTTCAAAAGCACTTAAGTTATACTACGATGGAAATTGGAAAGAGGCTTATAATATATTTGCTTCAGTAAATTTACCTTTTGTTGATATTTTCATTGAAAGAACGAGAGTAGGAGTTGCTCCTCAGGGATGGGGTGGTGTATGGGAGATGAAAGAAAAATAGGAAGTTCAAAAGAAATAGTAAGATATTTTCTTAAACATGAAATTAAATCAAAGACAAGGTCTGAAAATATATACAATTTGGAGGAAGAGTTTGAG contains:
- a CDS encoding adenylate/guanylate cyclase domain-containing protein — protein: MRRFSNLKIKSTPLRIAIIFSIFILFSNLITNYINLSLNNVEIVNQSKKILANDLRLIYNYANNQYDLFVNTGNFEKAFSNIVARSINTFENKGSVCIGISNNKIIFSSSTFEITNISITTLTNLEGSVEFMINGNKYFGFYKFNQKFNFHIVRAENENEFYEYSRRVFFNISLIVVGITLIMFGLGLIVVFYILRYIRKITNSILEMVEKEQLGIIDVSKADNNDITFLAMSFNSLSSLINTLLDIFKRFVNKDTVMKVYQEKEVRLEGHTKELSILFSDIRSFTFMTETLGNNIINLLNLHYSNAISKIVQNNGSVISIIGDALLVVFGLISDKGKSYDAIKSAYDIQRAAKMLRDDMKRVRDDLISMKGYLTEEEEKIYKAVMIEVGVGIDGGEIFYGNVGSYERMTNTVIGDAVNSASRLEGLTKYYKLPVIVSEYVKNDVENMPYYKSDIIFLEIDNVAVKGKKESRRIYLPIFENEISDSMKREFEMFSKALKLYYDGNWKEAYNIFASVNLPFVDIFIERTRVGVAPQGWGGVWEMKEK